The Etheostoma spectabile isolate EspeVRDwgs_2016 chromosome 23, UIUC_Espe_1.0, whole genome shotgun sequence genome includes a window with the following:
- the rerg gene encoding ras-related and estrogen-regulated growth inhibitor: MAKSPEVKLAVFGRAGVGKSALVVRFLTRRFIWEYDPTLESTYRHQANIDDEVVTMEILDTAGQEDIQQKEGHVRWGDGFVIVYDITDRGSFEEVAPLRSLLEEVKKPKNVPLVLVGNKSDLDHVRQVGTEEGERLAAEMACAFYECSACANEGGTVAEAFHELCREVRRRKAVQGKARRRSSTTHVKQAINKMLTKISS, translated from the exons CTTTGGTGGTGAGATTTCTGACCAGACGCTTCATCTGGGAGTACGACCCGACACTCG AATCAACATATCGTCATCAAGCCAACATTGACGATGAGGTTGTCACCATGGAGATCCTGGACACTGCAGGGCAG GAGGACATCCAGCAGAAGGAGGGGCACGTGCGTTGGGGTGACGGATTTGTCATTGTGTACGACATAACAGACCGGGGAAGCTTTGAGGAGGTGGCCCCACTCCGAAGTCTCCTAGAGGAGGTGAAGAAACCCAAAAATGTGCCTTTGGTCCTTGTGGGCAACAAGTCCGATCTGGACCACGTCCGGCAGGTCGGCACAGAGGAAGGTGAGCGGCTGGCAGCTGAAATGGCATGCGCCTTCTACGAATGTTCAGCTTGTGCCAATGAGGGTGGCACTGTGGCAGAGGCTTTCCATGAGCTGTGTCGTGAGGTGAGGCGCCGCAAGGCCGTGCAGGGCAAGGCCAGACGTCGTAGCTCCACCACACACGTCAAACAGGCCATCAACAAGATGCTGACCAAGATAAGCAGCTAG